CCCGCGGCTCCTTGCGCCGCACGGCCACCCGCACCTTCGGCCGCCGTAGCGGCGCCAGCTCCTCCAGATGGCGCTCCACTGCGGCGGTCACCCGTTCCCGCAGATCACCCGGCTCGCGCAGCGGTGTGGTGACGCGGACGTCCAGGCGCCTGCGTCCGAGGCGCGCACGGGCCCGCGACACCCCTTCCACGTCGTCGGCGACCGCCGCCATGTACCGGCGTGCCGCACCCTTGGTGATCCCCACCGCCGAGAGCGGGTCGTCCGACGCCAGCGGCACCAGCCGTGGCCGGCCAGGCGTCACCCCGAGCCCCAACAGGACCAGTCCCAGCAGGACGGCGAGCGCCGAGGCCGCCATCGTGGCGGGATCGGCCCAGCGCGCCGCCACCCAGTCCACGGCCCGGTCCAGCGACTCCGCACGCACCGGGCTCCCCGGAGTGGACGCGACCGCCTCGATCAGCGTCAGCACACCGGCCACCGCGAGCGCCACCGCCACCACCGCCGCCGGCACCGACCGATGCGGCCGGAACACCCGGGCCCCGCGCCGCCACGCCTTCCGGCCGCTCACGACTCCTCCGGTCCACGCACCCGAGGCGGTTCGTTCCCGGCGGGTTCTCCGGTGCCGTACGCACGAGGCGGTTCGTTCCCGGCGGGTTCTCCGGTGCCGTAGGCACGAGGCGACTCGTCCCCGGCCGGCTCCCCGGTGCCGTACGCGCCGAGCGGTTCGTCGGCGCCGTACGCGCCGAACGGTTCTTCCGCGCCGTGTGGTTCGCGGGTGCCGTGCACACCGGACGGCTCTTCGGTGTCCTGCCTGATGAGCCGTTCGCGTGCGCCGGCCGGTTCCCCGTCGCGGTTCGCGCCGGGGAGGAGACGGTCCACGTCTATGTCGACCTGGCGGACGTCCAGGCCGGTGAGAGCGTGGACGCGGTCGGTGACGTGGTCGCGGACGCGGCGGGTGACCTCCCGGACCGGTGCGGGGTAGGCCACGGAGAGGTGGATGCGCAGCATGGCGAGGCCGCCGTCGATGTGGCCCGACACCCGTGGTGGCGCGCTCGTGGTGTCGTGTCCCACGGGTACGCCGAGCACGCGGCGGACCGCACGGCCGGCCTCGTCCACCTCGGCGGCGGCCGTGGCGGCGATCCGTTCGAGCACCTTGCCGGAGATCCGGGTCCTGCCGCGTTCCTCAGGTGCGCGGATCCCGGCGGGACCGGCGCTCATGACACGCGTCTGCGGCCGAGCACGCCGCTCATGTCCATGGTGCCGCTCATCGCGCGTCCGGCGAGGAAGCCGATGACGCTGAGGACCAGCACGATCAGGAACACCACGAAGCCGCCGAACGCGCCGGCGAATCCCAGTGCCGTCCCCCACAGCAGGCCTGCCATCGGCCACCAGCGGTTCTCGTCCATGTCGTTCACCCTTCGTCGTGTCGCAGTACTCACGGCCCGCAGGGACCCGCGGGCCTCCGGTCGCTCATCGCCGGTTCCGGGACGGCAGGCGGACGTCCTCGACCCGGACGTCCACCGGTTCACCGGGAACCAGTGGCGCCACGGCGTCGCGCACCCCGGCGGCCACCTCCGCGAGCGGCCTGCCGTAGTCCGCCACCACCGCGACGCGCACCTCCCGCTCCAGCACGGACACCCCACGCACGGCCCGTCCCGCCAGGTGGGTGGCCAGCGGCCCCCGCGCCAGCCCGGCGACCCCCGGACAGTCACATACGGCCCGCGCGATGCGCTCGGCCAGCTCACCGGCCTGTTCCGCCGTGACGTCCGCTTCGGGACCGGCCGGCACGGCCTGTTCCGCCGTGACGTCCGCTTCGGGGCCGGCCGGCACGGCCTGTTCCGCCGTGACGTCTGCTTCGGGGCCGGTGTGCGAACCGGTCTGTTCGGTCGTGACGTCCGCTTCGGGACCGGTCGTTCTCGCTGTGGCGGCCGTGTCGAGGCCGGTGTCGCGCCGGCCGGCCTGACCCGCCGTGCGGCCCATGTCACGCGCACCCGTGGGCTCACCCGCGGGTTCCTTCCCCGGGTGCCGGGGGTTCCGCGCGTTCACTGGACCCGGGACTCCGTGGGTTCCGGCCCCTCCTCGCCAGGCAGGTGGAGGTCCTCGACGGCGATGTTGACCTCGGTGACCTCGAGGCCGCACATGTTTTCCACCTTGTTGACGATGTTGCGCCGGATCCCCGCGGCCACGTCCGGTATCGAGGCGCCGTAGTCGACGATGACGGCGAGGTCCACGGCGGCCTGTCGTTCGCCGACCTCCACCGTGACGCCGGTCGTCGGGCTGACGCCTCCCGAGAAGCGCTCGCGGACGGCGCCGAGGGCCCGGGTCATGCCGGTCCCCACGGCGTGGACCCCGGTCACCTCACGGGCCGCCATGCCGGCGATCTTGGCGACCACCATGTCGGCGATCGTGGTCTTGCCGCGCTCGGTGAGCAGGGTCGTGCCGCCGCCCTCTCTGATCCTCGGACGCGGTACGGTCTCGTTCCTCTGCGTGCTCATCTCGTCCCCCGTTCCCGCGAGACCCTCCCCCCGTGGTGCAGGCGGTGAAGGCACGACGGGCAGCCATGTTCACTCTCACCAGGACTTATGCCCTGTTTTGTCACATTTACCCGTTTTGTCTGGCTGGGGATCAGGCCGGTGCGGGAGCCTCCCAGCGGCCCATCAGGTCGCGGTACAGCGGCGAGGCGTCCATCAGCTCGGCATGCGTGCCGGACATGGCCCTGCTGCCGTCCATCACGAGAATCCTGTCGGCACGGAGCGCCGACGTGAGCCGGTGCGCGACGACGATCAGCGTGCCGTCCCTGCGCGCGAACGCCTCCTCGGCCCGCGCCTCGGCCGCCGGGTCCAGGTGGCAGGTCGCCTCGTCGAGCAGCACCAGCCGCGCCGGGGACAGGTAGGCCCTGGTCAGCGCGATGAGCTGCCGCTCGCCTTGCGACAGAGCGGCCGGGTCCACCTCGGCCGCGTACCCGCCGAGCCGGGCCGCGAGATCGGTCATGCCGACCGCCGCCACAGCGGCGTCGAGCTCGATCGAGCCGGGGGAGTCCGCCAGGTACGCGAGGTTCTCGCCGAGCGTGCCGCGGAAGACGTACGCCTCCTGCGGGATGAGCACGCGGGTCCGGCTCAGCGCGGCCCGGCCGAGCGTGTCCACCGGCACCCCGCCGATCAGCACCCGTCCCTCCTTGGGCCGGAGCACCCCCGCCGCGAGCGCCGCCACCGTGGACTTGCCGATGCCGCTCGGCCCGATCACCGCGAGGTGCTCACCGTCCGGCACCTCCAGGTCGAGACCGGCCACCACCGGCTCCGCGCCGAGGCCGTACGCGAACGTCACTCCGCGCATGCGCACCGCGCCGCCGCGCGGCGTCCCGCGCGGCGTCCCGCGCGGCGTCCCGCGCGGCGGACCGGCCTCGGGGGAGCGGCCGGCGGGGAGGGTCGTGGTGTTTCCGCCGGTGGTCAGGATGCGTTCGAGTGCGACGGTGAGGCGCACGCCGTTCACGCCGATGCCCTGCACGAGGCTGCCGAGGGCCGGGGTGAGGGACTGCGCGACGTACGTCAGCGTGCCGAGCACCACCCCGGCGGTCGCGCCGTCGCGTACCAGGGACGGGGTGGCGGCCAGCACCAGCAGGATCGGCAGCCAGCCGCCGACGGCCAGCGACAGCGTGCGGACGGACGTGAGGCGGGCCAGCCCGGTGGCGGCGCCGGCCTGCTCGTCCACGGCCCGGCCGACCCGCGCCGCCACCCGGCCCTCGGCGCCGCAGGCGCGCACGTCGCGCAGGCCGTCCACCATGGCGGCCAGCGACGCCGCGGTACCCTCCTCGGCGAGGATGGCCCGCCGCTGCCGTGCCGCCATCGAAGGCAGCGACGTCACGAAGAGCGCCAGCCCGGCCAGCAGCGGCAGGAGCACCAGCGGCAGCACCGAGCCCATCAGCGACCACACACCGAGGACCACGCCGGTCACCGAGAACGCGAACGACCGGACCACCGCGATGACCGCGGCGAACGCGTCCCTCGCCAGCTCGACCTGCCGGTTGAGCCGCGCCACCGCCGCGGTGTCCTGGCCCCTGCCGGTGGCCGCCGCGCGGTGCAGCGTGCCCGCCACCACGCGGGTCAGCAGGTCGTCACGGAACGGCTCCACGATGCCGGCGATGGCGAGCAGCACCTGCCGCGCACCGATCGCCGCGGCGAGCCAGGCGGCGGTCAGGATGCACAGCCACCCGAACCCCACGGCGGGCCGCCCCACCGCGAAGCCGTCGTCCAAGGCGTGCGCGACGGCGAGCCCCGACACGAACGACGGCGCGGTCTCGGCGAACGACCACAGCAGCAGCCGCACCACATGCCGCCGCCGCCGAGCCAGGGCCGCACGCAGCACCCCGCCGACTGTGGTCCCGTCCCTCGTCACGGCGCGTCCCCTCACTCCGCCGACTGTGGCTCCGTCCCCCGTCACGGCGCGTCCCCGCACCGCGCGAGAGGGTCCGGGGAGAGCTCGGCCGTGACCTCGAAGATCGACCGGTACTCGGGGTCGTGCCACAGCGCGTCGTGGGTGTCCTGACCGCGCACCCGGCCGTCCTCCAGCCAGACGACCAGGTCGGCGCGGGCCGCGGTGGCGGCGCGGTGGGCCACGATGAGCCGGGTGCGGCCCCGCAGGGTGCCGGTCAGCGCGCGCGCCACCTGGTGCTCGGTGACGGTGTCCAGGCTGGAGGTGGCGTCGTCCAGGACGAGCACCCGGCCCCCGTGCGCGAAGGCCCTGGCCAGGCCGATGCGCTGCCGTTCGCCGCCGGACATCGGCGCCTCGTCGAGCGCGGTGTCGTACCCGCGCGGCAGCCGCCGGATGAACGAATCGGCCGCCGCCGCGCCGGCCGCGGCCCGCACGATCGACGCGCCACGACCTTCCCGCACTCCGCCGGCCGCCTCGCCGCGCGTGGTGACCGGCCGTCCCGCCGCGATGGCGTCGGCGACGCTGGTGCCGAACAGGACGGGCCGCTCGAAGGCGTACGCCACCGCCTCCCGCAGCGCCGTGTGACCGAGGCTCCGCAACGGCACACCGTCGAGCAGCACCTCGCCGTCGTCGGGGTCGGCGAGCCTCCCCGCCACCGCCGCCAGGGTGGACTTGCCGCTTCCCGACCGTCCCACCACGGCCACCGCCGTCCCGGCGGGGATGTCCAGGTCGATGTCGCGGAGCGCGTCGCGTCCGTCCACGCGGACGCCGACCCCCCGGAACTCCAGCCGTCCGCCGGGGCCGTCCTCCGGCAGGCGCAGGTCGCCGTACGCGGGAGGCGTGTGGCCGAGCAGAGCGGTGAGGCGGCCGGCGGCGGAGCGCGCGCGGGCCAGGCGGTTCAGGTGGCCGAGCGCGGAGGCGAGACCGGCGCCGAGGACGGTGTAGCGCGCGGCGGCGAACAGCTCACCCGCGGTCAGGTGGCCGCCGGACAGCAGCAGGCCCCCCACCCCGAGCACCGTGACCTCCAGCATGGGGACGACGATGGCCGCCTGCACACCGGCGCGTGCGTTGACGCGCCACAGCGCCATGCCGTGGCGGCGAAGCCGGGGGAGGGGGGACAGGACGCGGCGGGTCTCCAGGTCCTCGGTGCCGGCGGCGGCGATGGTGCGCGCGCCGGAGAGCGCGTCGACGAGGCGGGTCGCGAGGTCGCTCTGCGCCTGCTGGTACCCGGAGGAGACGCTGGTGGTCTCGCGCAGGAACGCGCGCAGCACCAGGCCGATCACGGCGAGGCCCGCCGCGAAGGCCACCGCGAGCCGCACGTCGATGAGCGCCAGCGCGACCAGGGCTCCGGCGGCGGGGACGAGCAGCGCGACCGCGGTGATGACGGACTCCGGTGCGGTGCCGGTCTCGTCGGCGTTGGCACCCGCACGGGTGACCAGGTCACCGGCGGAGAAGTGCCGCGACAGGCCGGGTCCGGTGACGAGGACGTGCCGGACGACGCGGCGGCGCAGCCTGCGTGCCGCCTGCGCGCTGCCGGCCCCCGCGGCGAGCACGGCCACCGCGTCGCAGGCCACCACGGCGGCGATCAGCACCGCGCACGTCACGAAGGCCGTGCCGAGGGTGCCGCCTGGTGTGACCAGTGCGTCCACCGCGCGGCCGAGCGCGGCCGGCAGCAGCAGCTCGACCACGGCCGCGGTCAGCGCGGTCGCCGCGTACACCGAGGGCCACGCGCCGCTGCGCCGCAGTACGTCACGCAGCAGCCCGTCACCGGAGGCCGGTCCGGAGATGCCGGTTCCCTGGCTTGGCGTCGCCTGGGTTTCCGACATGCCGGCGTTTCCCTTCGAAGGATCCCGGGAATGAACGTGCCTGGAGCGGCCGGGCAAGGGCCGCCCCAGGCGGGTTGTTCAGCGGCGTGCTCTGCTCGCGCGGAGCACGCTCAGGCTGTGAGGGTTCAGCCGCAGATGATGCTCAGGCTGCTGTTCTCGTGGGGGGTGCACCCCAGGAGGGACAGGTTGCTGCCGCCGCCGCCGCCACCGGCGAGTTCCATGTCCTGCAGGTCGAGAAGCGCCATGATCGTGCCTTTCTTACGGATGTGAAACGCTGGGTCGTGCACGGCCGAGGGCCGGCCGCTGGCGCTGCGGTGAGGGTTCAGCCGCAGATGATGCTGAGGCTGCTGTTCTCGTGGGGGGTGCACCCCAGGAGGGACAGGTTGCTGCCGCCGCCGCCACCGCCGGCGACCTCCATGTCCTGCAGGTCCAGAAGAGCCATGTGTTCACCTCCTTCTTCAGGTGTCCGTCGGGTCCACCGCTCCGGCGGGGGTGCCGGAGGGGGAGTCTTGGGGGAGGATGAACGGCAGCCGCACCGGCCGGTCGTGCAGCGCGGCGCCGAGCGCCAGCAGCACACCGGCCGTGCCGGTCGCCAGGTCCATCGAGAGCCGGAGCAACTGGTTGCCCGGGAAAGCCAGCCCGCCGCGGTACGGCGTGGCGTGCCAGGCGAGGCCCTCGACCTGTCGCGCGACCTCGGGTGAGGTGCGGTCCAGGCCGGGCCGCAGGCCCGAGCACAGCGCCGCGATCATGCCGCCGCGGCCGGAGAACAGGCCGCACTGCACGTAGTAGTCCAAGGTGGCGACCGGTGCGATCGCCGCGAGGGACGCACCGAACGCCTCGTCGTCGCGGTGCCGCAGGTACTGCGCGAGGACCATGCCGATGCCGGCCGAGCCCTCGTCGACGTACGGGTTGGTGCGCCAGCCCTGCTGCACCTGCAGCTGACCGTCCTCGCGGACCGTGCAGCGCTTGAGGTCCTGCCGCAGCGCGGTGTGCGCCAGGTCGAGCATGGTCTGGTCGCCGGTGGCCTCGTACATGCGCAGGAACAGCAGCGCGGGTCCGGACGAGCCGTGCATCAGGCCGGCGTGCGGGTTGCCGCCACCGCTCACCTCGGCGACGCTCTCGACGTCGCCGAGCCGCTCGGCCACCACACCGGTGACCTCGGCGGCGGCGCGCGTGAGGTCGCTCTCGCCGGTGACCTGGCCGAGGTGCAGCAGGTTGAGCCCGATGCCGGCCAGGCCGGCGTGCAGGCTCAGCCCGAGCCGTTGCCACCGCTCACGCAGGCACAGGGAGACCAGCTCCAGCGCGTCGTCGCGCCGGCCGAGCTCCTCGAAGGCGTACGCGACGCCGTGCAGGCCGTCGTAGAAGCCGAGGCCCGTGCCGGGCTTGGGGGAGAACGCGCGCTTCCTGAGCCACTCCTCGTGCTCGGGGTGTCTCCCGGCGCCGGTCGCCGCCAGCGCGTACAGCACACCTGCGGCGCCGGTCGCCAGGTTGAGGCCCCCGCCGGGCTGGAACTGCGTGATGTCGCCGGGGAAGAGCCGGTCGTCGCGCTCGGGGGTGGCGGAGGCGAGGATGGCCCGTGCCGCGGCGTCGCGCACCTCCTGCCACGGGGCCCGGCCGGGGAGCGGCAGTTCCCGCATGCGCGCGTCGTCGTGCGGCCCCTCGCCCAGGATCAGGCTGACGGCCTCGTCGAGGTAGCCGGCCGGCACGGGGAACGTCCCGGCGGCCAGCTCGGCCAGGTGGTTCACCTTGGGCCGGTGCAGCGGGATGAGCACGGTGGACATCGGCGCGAACAACCCGAGGCGCAGGCAGGCCAGGGAGTAGCGGTCGGCGTGGACGCCGAGGCGGTCGGCCGGGGGGCAGAAACCGGGGTGCGCGAGCGTGGGCCTGGCGTTCCGCTCGGCGAGGGTCGCGACCTCGAAGTCGATGAGCACGACACGGTCGCCGTCCACCAGCACGTTGAACGGGTGCAGGTCGCCGAACACGACCCCGCGCTCGTGCAGCGCCGCCACGGCGTCCTCGACCTTGGCGAGCGTCTTCATGGTCCACTCGGTGAACTCGGCCGCGTGCTCGGGGGTGATGACGGCACGGGTCAGGGGGTGCCGGTGCACCGACTCCTGGCTGAGCGTGGTGCCGTCGACGAATTCCTGCACGAGGAAGTGGTGCTCGCCGAGGGTGAAGTAGTCGTACAGCTGCGGCACGACGTCCAGGCCCTTGAGCCGGCCGAGGATGTCGGCCTCGTGCCTGAGCCGTGCCACGGCGTCGCGGCCGACGGCGTCGAGCCCGGCGTAGGGCCTGGCCTCCTTGAGCACGACGGTGCGGCCGTCGCGGGTGTCGGTGCCCTTGTACACGCCGCCGCCGTTGGAGAAGTGGAGGACCTTCTCCACGGTGTACGGCAGGCCCTCCAGGGTCACCGCGTTGCGCGCGGCGAGATGGGGGGCGAGGAAGTCCGGCAGGGTCACCCAGGACGGCGGGGAGAACGAGGGGCCGCGGCGGTCGGGGACGAGGTTGCCGTCGGGGTCCTCTATGGCGAGCACCTGCTCGCGGTTGCCGTCCACGCAGTAGCGCTCGGCGAAGCCGCCGTACCGGACGAACAGGGGCCCCTCACCGATGCGCAGGTCGCTGAGGATGTACGGCCCCCGCACGCCGTGCAGGAGCTCGCCGAGCTCCTTGAGCACGAGTTCGAACTCGTCGACGTCCGCCGGGTACATCGTCACGAGCTTGCCGCTGCCGCCGCGGTCGGCGTACTTGCTGTTGAGCATCATGACGACGCGGGGGCCGCGCAGGAACTTGAAGGGCAGCCGGCGGCCGACGCAGTAGTCGAAGACGGCGTCCAGGGTGCGCTCGGCGTCGTCCAGGCACGAGGAGACGTGGATCTTCCAGCCCTGGGGAGGCAGGGGCCGGTCCTGCGGCATGTAGTGGAACCAGGTGTCGGTCGGCCGGTGGAGCCAGCCGGCGGGGACGGCCCTGGACGCCGCGGGAAAGTCGGGGTGGTCGGAGCGCTTACCGTCAAGGGAGTCGTAAAACAGCGGATCAGCCAGGCAATACATCGCGTATTTGTCGATCACCGCTGGACACCCCTCTCTTGGCTCGATCGCTCGATCGCTAGGAGGAGAATTACGGATAACCAGACCTGTGCCTAGTGACACGTTCCATTGGTCACATGGGAGGGTGTCACTGTTCGTGTCATGACGTTCGTCATATTTTCCCCCTACGAGCTGTGATTAGTTGTGCGGTGGTAGTGCATGACTCGTTGCAAAATTCCTTGTTGTCCTGGTTTGCCACTGCCTGTAGGGCTCTGGCCTGCGGCCGAATGATGTTCGGAATGCTGGCCCCCGGGGTCGGTGGGGCATCCGAGGGCTTTCGGACAGCAGGCGGTTGTCAAGGCTTGACGTGATTCTTATGTCCTGGTTCGGGAGGATGTGGAGCTTCCTGGGGAGACTTCTGCTGTCGTAGCGTCCCTGCCAGATGCGGCATTTCTGCGGCCGTGCGGGACGGTGGACGCGCTCCGCGGGAAGAGGTCAGGTTTAGCCTCCTCTTCCTCGGGTAGAAGCAGGGTTTTTCGTTCGGGGGGGATTCTATGGGAACGCCGGAGTTCATACACGTACAAAAGTATTTGTCCGGAGTCGACTACCCGGTAACGAAAGAGCAGCTGCTGGAACACGCCAAGAGCCACAAGGCCGACGAGAAGGCCATGGAGGCACTGCGGCAGCTTCCCGAGGGCACCTTCGACGGCCCCAACGCCGTCAGCAAGGCGGTCGCTCGCACCTGAGCGGCTCTCACCGCGAACACGGCCGATCTCCGGCTGAACCGGACGCCGCCGGGCCGCGTACCTCCCCATGTCGCGTCCCGGCGACGTCCGCCGTTCATGGAGGAGGCCCCCATTGCCTGTGTCGCCTGGTGCCGGCGAGGCCGGCCCGCCGCGTGCCGAGGCGCACAGCCCGTCGTACTTCTCGCTGCTGCGCGGAAGTCCCGGGCTGCGCGAGGCGCCGGTGGACTTCTGCATCCCCTGCAACCCGTACTTCCCCACACCGGAGCTGTTCGGGCTGCTTCAGCAGAACCTCACGACGATCCTGAAGTACTACCCGAGCGACGCCGGCGCCATCACCGCCGAACTCGGCTCGTTGCTGGGGCTCCAGCCGCAGACCCTCGTCATGGGCAACGGCTCCACCGAACTGATCACCTGGATCGACCACCTGCTGATCCGTGAGAGCGTCGCCGTCCCCGTGCCGACCTTCGGCCGCTGGACCGACCAGCCGCTGGAGACCGGCAAACGGGTGGACATGTACCGCCTGCCGGAAGAGCGGGGATTCGCCTTGGACACCGAGGACTTGGTGCGCTTCATCCGCGCACGCGGCTCACGGGCCGCGGTGATCTGCAACCCCAGCAACCCCGACGGCGGCTACCTGCGCCGCGCACAGGTGATCGACCTGCTCGACCGGCTCACCGACCTGGACCTGGTCGTGGTGGACGAGTCGTTCATCGACTTCGTCGACGAGGAGCACTCGCCGAGCGTCGCCGACGAGGCCGCGCTGCGGCCCAACGTCGTCGTGCTCAAGAGCCTCGGCAAGAACTTCGGCCTGCACGGCATCCGCTTCGGCTACATGGTGGCCAACCCGGCGCTCGCCGGCACGGTGCGCCGCATGCTGCCGAAGTGGAACCTCAACTCGTTCGCCGAGGCGGTCGTGTTCCTGCTCAAGGAGCACACGCGGGCCTACCAGGAGAGTCTGCGGCTGGTCGCGGCGGACCGCCGGTCGATGCTCCAGCAGCTGTCGGCGCTGCCGGGGCTCAAGGTGTACCCGTCGCAGGGCAACTTCTTGCTGGTGCGGCTGCCGGACGGCAAGGACGGGGTGCACCTGCGCGACCACCTGCTGTCGTCGTACAACCTGCATGTGCGCGAGTGCGGCAACAAGCTCGGTTCGAGCAGCCGCTTCCTGCGGTTCGCCGTACGGCCCCGCCAGGACGTCGTCCGGCTCGCCGACGGCCTGCGTGCCTACCTGTACGCCGGATCCGGCCGCGTCACGGCCGCCATCACCTCCGCCGCCGTCGTCCCGCCGTCGCCGCCGTCCGCGCCGTACCGGGAGGAGCCGGCCTACCTGGAGAAGCCCGCGTACCGGGAGGAGCCGGCGTACCGGGAGAAGCCCGCGTACCGGGAGGAGCCCGTCTACCGCGCCGAGACGTACGCCACACCGGCCCCCGCGGTGACCGAGGCGCCGGTGTACCGCATGGAACCGGCGCGGCGGGAGACGCCGTACCCGGAGGACCCGTTCGTCGTCGGCGGGGACGACCCGCGGCACCGCAGGCTGGACCCCCTGGACCTCAGCACCCGCTGGACGTTCGGTGAGGACACCTCGCCGTTCCGCGCGCTCGGTGACGGCCGGGCCGAGCACACGCGGGGGTACGACCACCGGAGCTGAGGAGAAACGGAGAATGAGGGACATATGGCGTCACATGACGCCATATGTCTGCCAGGTTGCGTCATGCGATCCCCGCACCTGCTAGGACTATGGACGTCCCGCCGGGGCACTGAACCTTGTGGTGCGGCGACCGGCACAGCGGGTGAGGGAGCACGATGAACGTACTCGGCATCGACATCGGGGGATCCGGGATCAAAGGCGCACCGGTCGACGTCACGACCGGCACGGTGATCGGGGAGCGGTGGCGCATCCCCACACCCGACCCCTCCGAGCCGGCCGCCGTGGCCGCGGTGGTCCGGGAGATAGCGGACCATTTCTCCTGGCAGGGGCCGATCGGCGTCACATTCCCCGGCGTCGTGGTCGACGGGGTCACCCGCACCGCCGCCAACGTCGACAAGGCATGGATCGGCCTGGACGCGCGCAAGCTGTTCAGTGAGGCCACCGGCCAGGAGGTCACCGTGCTCAACGACGCCGACGCGGCCGGTGTCGCCGAGGCGCTGTTCGGCGCGGGTCACGGCCGGCGGGGCCTGGTGCTCATGCTGACCTTCGGCACCGGCATCGGCAGCGCGCTGATCATGGACGGGCTGCTCATCCCCAACACCGAGTTCGGCCACCTGGAGCTGGACGGCCACGAGGCCGAGCACCGCGCGTCCGACCACGCGCGCGAGAAGCACGACCTGAGCTGGGACAAGTGGGCCGAGCGCGTGCAGGCGTACCTCGAACACGTCCGCATGCTGCTGTCCCCGCAGCTGATCATCATCGGCGGCGGCGTGAGCAAGAGAGCCGACAAGTTCCTGCCGCACATCGACCTCGGTGACACGCCGGTGGTCCCCGCGCGGCTGCTCAACAACGCCGGCATCATCGGCGCCGCCTTGGCCGCCGCTCCACGCGCCGTCTGACAC
The window above is part of the Sphaerisporangium rubeum genome. Proteins encoded here:
- a CDS encoding DUF6286 domain-containing protein; its protein translation is MSGRKAWRRGARVFRPHRSVPAAVVAVALAVAGVLTLIEAVASTPGSPVRAESLDRAVDWVAARWADPATMAASALAVLLGLVLLGLGVTPGRPRLVPLASDDPLSAVGITKGAARRYMAAVADDVEGVSRARARLGRRRLDVRVTTPLREPGDLRERVTAAVERHLEELAPLRRPKVRVAVRRKEPRVR
- a CDS encoding Asp23/Gls24 family envelope stress response protein — its product is MSAGPAGIRAPEERGRTRISGKVLERIAATAAAEVDEAGRAVRRVLGVPVGHDTTSAPPRVSGHIDGGLAMLRIHLSVAYPAPVREVTRRVRDHVTDRVHALTGLDVRQVDIDVDRLLPGANRDGEPAGARERLIRQDTEEPSGVHGTREPHGAEEPFGAYGADEPLGAYGTGEPAGDESPRAYGTGEPAGNEPPRAYGTGEPAGNEPPRVRGPEES
- a CDS encoding Asp23/Gls24 family envelope stress response protein, whose protein sequence is MNARNPRHPGKEPAGEPTGARDMGRTAGQAGRRDTGLDTAATARTTGPEADVTTEQTGSHTGPEADVTAEQAVPAGPEADVTAEQAVPAGPEADVTAEQAGELAERIARAVCDCPGVAGLARGPLATHLAGRAVRGVSVLEREVRVAVVADYGRPLAEVAAGVRDAVAPLVPGEPVDVRVEDVRLPSRNRR
- a CDS encoding Asp23/Gls24 family envelope stress response protein, producing the protein MSTQRNETVPRPRIREGGGTTLLTERGKTTIADMVVAKIAGMAAREVTGVHAVGTGMTRALGAVRERFSGGVSPTTGVTVEVGERQAAVDLAVIVDYGASIPDVAAGIRRNIVNKVENMCGLEVTEVNIAVEDLHLPGEEGPEPTESRVQ
- a CDS encoding ABC transporter ATP-binding protein, yielding MTRDGTTVGGVLRAALARRRRHVVRLLLWSFAETAPSFVSGLAVAHALDDGFAVGRPAVGFGWLCILTAAWLAAAIGARQVLLAIAGIVEPFRDDLLTRVVAGTLHRAAATGRGQDTAAVARLNRQVELARDAFAAVIAVVRSFAFSVTGVVLGVWSLMGSVLPLVLLPLLAGLALFVTSLPSMAARQRRAILAEEGTAASLAAMVDGLRDVRACGAEGRVAARVGRAVDEQAGAATGLARLTSVRTLSLAVGGWLPILLVLAATPSLVRDGATAGVVLGTLTYVAQSLTPALGSLVQGIGVNGVRLTVALERILTTGGNTTTLPAGRSPEAGPPRGTPRGTPRGTPRGGAVRMRGVTFAYGLGAEPVVAGLDLEVPDGEHLAVIGPSGIGKSTVAALAAGVLRPKEGRVLIGGVPVDTLGRAALSRTRVLIPQEAYVFRGTLGENLAYLADSPGSIELDAAVAAVGMTDLAARLGGYAAEVDPAALSQGERQLIALTRAYLSPARLVLLDEATCHLDPAAEARAEEAFARRDGTLIVVAHRLTSALRADRILVMDGSRAMSGTHAELMDASPLYRDLMGRWEAPAPA
- a CDS encoding ATP-binding cassette domain-containing protein, producing the protein MSETQATPSQGTGISGPASGDGLLRDVLRRSGAWPSVYAATALTAAVVELLLPAALGRAVDALVTPGGTLGTAFVTCAVLIAAVVACDAVAVLAAGAGSAQAARRLRRRVVRHVLVTGPGLSRHFSAGDLVTRAGANADETGTAPESVITAVALLVPAAGALVALALIDVRLAVAFAAGLAVIGLVLRAFLRETTSVSSGYQQAQSDLATRLVDALSGARTIAAAGTEDLETRRVLSPLPRLRRHGMALWRVNARAGVQAAIVVPMLEVTVLGVGGLLLSGGHLTAGELFAAARYTVLGAGLASALGHLNRLARARSAAGRLTALLGHTPPAYGDLRLPEDGPGGRLEFRGVGVRVDGRDALRDIDLDIPAGTAVAVVGRSGSGKSTLAAVAGRLADPDDGEVLLDGVPLRSLGHTALREAVAYAFERPVLFGTSVADAIAAGRPVTTRGEAAGGVREGRGASIVRAAAGAAAADSFIRRLPRGYDTALDEAPMSGGERQRIGLARAFAHGGRVLVLDDATSSLDTVTEHQVARALTGTLRGRTRLIVAHRAATAARADLVVWLEDGRVRGQDTHDALWHDPEYRSIFEVTAELSPDPLARCGDAP
- a CDS encoding SapB/AmfS family lanthipeptide, producing the protein MALLDLQDMELAGGGGGGSNLSLLGCTPHENSSLSIICG
- a CDS encoding SapB/AmfS family lanthipeptide, which produces MALLDLQDMEVAGGGGGGSNLSLLGCTPHENSSLSIICG